Proteins found in one Plectropomus leopardus isolate mb chromosome 9, YSFRI_Pleo_2.0, whole genome shotgun sequence genomic segment:
- the LOC121948093 gene encoding LOW QUALITY PROTEIN: melatonin receptor type 1A-like (The sequence of the model RefSeq protein was modified relative to this genomic sequence to represent the inferred CDS: deleted 1 base in 1 codon) — protein MLNGPTLRDHDPMRLVDPRHLPQLMSLEDHEPTMVEGTLGPRNSTPAGEEGAPGQQHQSFPWVVTLLAGVLITTIVVDVIGNLLVIVSVFRNRKLRKAGNAFVVSLALADLVVAIYPYPLVLTAIFHDGWIAGYIHCQISGFLMGLSVIGSIFNITGIAINRYCYICHSLKYDKLFSNSNTMCYVVIVWALTILAIVPNWFVESLQYDPRVYSCTFAQSVSSLYTITVVVVHFILPIGIVSYCYLRIWILVIQVRRRVKPDSRPKIKPHDLRNFLTMFVVFVLFAVCWAPLNLIGLAVALDSRLSRAIPEWLFTASYFMAYFNSCLNAVVYGVLNHNFRKEYKRIVLIIFKFHC, from the exons ATGCTGAATGGACCGACCCTCCGCGACCACGACCCGATGCGTCTCGTCGACCCGAGGCACCTCCCGCAACTGATGTCCCTGGAGGACCATGAGCCCACCATGGTGGAGGGGACCCTGGGGCCCCGCAACTCCACCCCGGCAGGGGAGGAGGGGGCCCCGGGTCAGCAGCACCAGTCCTTCCCCTGGGTGGTGACCCTGCTGGCCGGCGTCCTCATCACGACCATCGTGGTGGATGTTATCGGGAACCTGCTGGTCATCGTGTCCGTGTTCAGGAACAGGAAACTCAGGAAAGCAG GAAACGCCTTCGTGGTGAGCCTGGCTCTTGCTGACCTGGTGGTCGCCATCTATCCCTACCCGCTGGTCCTGACCGCCATCTTCCACGACGGCTGGATCGCCGGCTACATCCACTGTCAGATCAGCGGCTTCCTGATGGGCCTCAGCGTCATCGGCTCCATCTTCAACATCACGGGCATCGCCATCAACCGCTACTGCTACATCTGCCACAGCCTTAAGTACGACAAACTCTTCTCCAACAGCAACACCATGTGCTACGTCGTCATCGTCTGGGCGCTCACCATCCTCGCCATCGTGCCCAACTGGTTCGTGGAGTCGCTGCAGTACGACCCGCGGGTGTACTCGTGCACCTTCGCGCAGTCGGTGAGCTCGCTGTACACCATCACGGTGGTGGTGGTGCACTTCATCCTGCCCATCGGCATCGTCAGCTACTGTTACCTCCGCATCTGGATCCTCGTCATCCAGGTGAGGCGGCGGGTCAAACCGGACTCGCGGCCAAAGATCAAGCCGCACGACCTTCGCAACTTCCTCACCATGTTCGTCGTGTTTGTGCTCTTCGCCGTCTGTTGGGCGCCGCTGAACCTGATCGGGCTGGCGGTGGCGCTGGACTCCAGGCTGAGCCGGGCGATACCGGAGTGGCTGTTCACGGCCAGCTACTTCATGGCGTACTTCAACAGCTGCCTCAACGCCGTCGTCTACGGCGTCCTGAACCACAACTTCAGGAAGGAGTACAAGAGA ATCGTCCTGATTATCTTCAAGTTTCACTGCTGA